The region ACCACACACTGCACACACTTATATggttaattttaaaaataacataataTTAGCCTTATTTACTTTACTACACCCCATTAAATTGCATTTGTATGctctttttattaaaaattttttttattttttatgttttacttattttttcgttgtcatatcaaataaaatttacatataatCCCTTCAGAAAGGTCATAAtttgaaaaacaaaaaatatttattttaacaaTCAATTTGTGTtttgttaaaaattattacaataaaaaaagaaaaaaatgaaatgaaaaaaaaaattcataatattaactcatatatatgtgtatatgtataaacaCGTTATACTTTAAAATGcattctttaaaaaaattagataTGGTGAAAGTATGCAAAAAAAgtcatttataaaaaaatatatatattagatattattaataaacaGAAACATGAAAATTTGTGATGCATATGCCACATGAATGTAAGGAACACACATgtgaatatattaataagaGGGTAATTAAATAGAAAAgtgataaatttaatttttaaaatataaattgaTAAGCCATATGTATTTGCAATTTCATCTTCTCCCCAcgaaatatacatatttacaaTATCCGTTTGTTTAGAACTTCAATTCTTGtaatccatatttttttagtcttccatataaaacaaaaataatattatatattgcaaattacacatatataatactagACATACtcttgttattattttcctccctttttgataaataccatattttctttccataattaaatattatatattccttTCTTATTTACCATTAAATTGAATtcacaatattttttattattcattttttacacCTTCCAAATAccagataaaaaaatatattgtctTCAAAAACTCAGAGAACTCATTTTTGATTTTAAGGGTATATATCGAAGGAAGtcgaaaatattaaatccCTTTAGAattcttttaattattaaactATACTCTGCTTGTGATGCCTCATGTATATTTCCGTGcattccatttttaaatatataaatattttttaatgatattaatctgttttgttttacttcagatgataatatatccACTAAAGAAATGTTATCATTAACCGAGTGTAAAATGTATATGTTCGATGGGTtgatatcattttcatttaataatttattaaaattgaaatCATACAAATGCCCTTTTAATTGATTATTTAATAGCCACATGAAAAAAGACATAAGGTAGCTCAATACATTTCTTCTATCATACATATTACTTCCATCAGCATTTAGCATTGCTTTTTCGGCGTTGAttcttttttcaatatcatttaatttaaagTGAACATTAATTGTTCGGtgtaaatttaatattggcgaatcaaatatatacttgtctatataaattacattatcattattaatgGCGGGACTTTTATTATCTGCCTTGCTCTTATTATTAGTATTAGCATTGGTGTTTTCGGTGTTACTTCCTGCCTTTTCCTGACTagtaattgtttttttgtcGTTACTATACGCTATAATATTTCCCATTAAATTCGTCTTTGACTTACTTacaactttatttttataacgttttgataataaaagaacAAGAAGATTTGTTGAGGATTGGGTGTATACATTTACTTCATTTAAGGACATGTTGTCTTTAAAATGCCttaatatgttatatatatcgtCAACTCCTCTTTCGTTGAAATTTCTCATATCtggtataaatatattagtatCATTATGGACATTCAATTTCtttaatatgtttaaaaaGAATAAGCATGCCTGTCTGTTACTATTGTATCcgtgtaataataaaaataacttatttgtttttttatttgatctTATTAACCAACCTTTAATGCCATCAGTATTTGGTATTTCTATTTCCTCATATTTCAGGTTATAAATAGCAGGTGAAGCATTCTCCTTTAagttataattatttaatatatatgggtCATCAATTTGGCCAACTAATGCATCacaattaatatttattatatagaaaaggaaaaatataaaatatttttttaaaaatacattctttatatacaaaaatattttattaataacatCCTGAAATGTCTTCTGTAATATATTCTTACTTGTATTTAAACATTTAAAAACTTcctttttcataatttggGTATTCGAGTCATACAAGGTGTCTtgtatgtatttataacatttgttttttttgccATTTTTCTcgatatatgaaaaaaaatagttgtTTAACTTGTTTCCTTTTCTGTATAATGATGCAAGTCGACTTTTCAATAcactatttatatcaaatattACCGAATcatttgaatatattttaacacCTATGTTTTccttaataaataatatgattaggaaaaaaaatatatgaaataatttcattttttgaaataaaaaattaaatggtCACAATACCTACACACAAACTTAcacaaaaatgtatatacacatatatttatttatatttttatacatatttatatgtttttacaccccaaaaaaaattataaaataaagtgTAATGGAATAAAAgccataaaaaaaaatgaaattctGTATTaggaaaagaaataatacgCAAAGGTTATCATATATCCTCGGCTTTATTCTTGGAGGGGGAGAGgggtgaaaaaaattaacaaaataaaagccAAGGAAATGGTTACTTTACAAAAAGCATCTTGTATTTGTTCTTTCTTGtaacaaattaatataaaaaataaacatacaaaaaatataatgaataaaattttttattattatcattataaatgataatatgaaactttaaaaaaatggaaaacaCTAAGGAAAAcgcaaataaaaattaaataaaaaataattacaaaataGTGTTACATGCTTAGGtcacataaatattaatttctCAGTGTTGatataaacatatgtattatatatatatgtaattaataaacatatggtaaattatgaaataagaatataaattcaTACAATATATGAATTGCATAGCATATACGAAATTTGGTATATCAATAGCGCTTATTCTGAATAAGCATGTTAATTTTAGTGGAAAAATACTTTAATATGACATGTGttcaattatattatcaaaaaaaaaaggaaatggAAATAcactttataaaaaaaagtgaaagaaaaaatcagaaaaaattatatatgcattgtataattataattatatgacatttttaataaggGGTTgctaaaattattttatttccatcAATAATacttaaaagaaaaaaatatataatatccctttaaatattagatgagtataaaaaaaataataataaaataataaagaagcaaattttactaatttgctatatcataaaaatgtaagaTTAATATTGCTACtagaaatggaaaaatcAAAAGGAAGAAAagtatacaaaaaataaacataaatatacgATATAAACGGAAATAAATGGAAAAGTAAACCGAAATATATACACTTATAAGCcaaaaaagaaaactaaaagagatatatatattacacacaattttaatttactagctatttttttaaatgtgttttctttattattttttaaattacatcctttcattttttctcctctttttttcaaattttcttaaattaaaagatatatacTAAATTTACGATAGTTAAAAAGTTGCATAACGACTAAATTAAAAGCAAAACAAGACATatgcattatatttattatttatttgttacGTATTAGTGCGTAAATATGTGTGTAAAAATAGGTTAATTCCTTCCACGATATTactgaaaaattatatcttttaCACCTTTACAAGAGTTGtaatttacattttattcACAACTTAAgatacaataatatataaacactattttttaagtaaataaaaaaagcacgccaaatttaatttagtatcttatatattataaccATGCACACCCATATGCAAATGCATTATTTCATAGTGGATCTTAGTATAACAACTCTTCGCTTATTCACACCATCgaaaatgtataattaatatgtttttattaatattaaaaaggctgcaattaaaaagaaaaaataccATTATTAATTGTATAAATTAATCGCATAACTATTCTTTAGCttatattgtttaaaagataattcatgcaaatatatgaaaCTCTAATGTTTTATCTCCTAAGGTTGGTTCTCTGACATTCAATTAAGAAGCAAATCGTAATTAAAATAGAAACACATTACTTTATCCTATTCCTATTAAAATTCATACagttatttataattccCTTTTCCTTATAATTAGCAATGTTGTATACTTACtatttcataatataattcCCCTCAGTGCGTAACAATAAATTATTCCCTTGGTCATCATAAcggatattttttttctataaaaaaataataattaaaaatataaataataaatatttattactatttatttaatattttataacaattttCAATTTGGATTTtgtatgtttattttttcttcatttttttcatgaatataatttttgataatGTGGTGAATCACTAATTTAAACTATGTGTATAAAAAGCTGATTAATTATCAATATGAATGTTGTTATGGAACCAATGGTTAATATGTGATACTACGATGCTGCATTATCAActtattacataaaaatagatGGAAATCTTAAAAACATcctgaaaaaaatatatatattaaattatatttttagataGAATTACATTCTCGtgcttatttatatatgccaTGCATCATCGCTTAGAACACCATTATTTTGCCATAATGGGTAAACGCAATACAGTTACTTGAATACAGGAAACATAATGTATAGCATACGTTATAacaaactttttatttataataagtTTAAAGCAAATGCACTTaatttcaatattattaaaagacAAATCAGTGATATATgtgaaacaaaaataataccaattaataaaagtaaaGAATATGacaaattgaaaatatatagaaataacatatataacGACATATATGAAAATCAAATTATTCAAGGTGTAAAGGTTCGtacttttttatagaaaataacCAAATTAttgtacaaaaaaaaatctataTAGAATATGCTTCTATACTTtgttaaaatatgaaactTATTActtcataaaattttcttacatgtgcttttttaaaatactgTCTTTTATGCATACCTTGTGttcatttttcattacaATCCATACCCATTTATACAATTCCTTTCACCACATTACAGGTACACAATCTTGATCCACATGGATATGGTGAAATAGCCCTATATGTCACTAAACAATATTTCTTACTTTTTCtaaagttttttttattaataccTGATGAGCAGGTTAATTTAAAAGTAttggatataaataaaaaaaaaaaaaaagtaacaTTCCAAGTTCTttgcaaaaataaaaaaagtaaatatgaaataatacCTGAATGTGAACACTTTTCTAAATGTGGAGGGTGTATGTATCAACACATTAATTATGAATTTGAAagaaaattgaaaaaagatttattaattagtttatgcataaaatataagataaatatattaattagtaacaaaaattatttgcaAGATGATCACCATTTCGTTAAagaagatgaaaaaaacaatgaaGACTTTGTTACAATTTCAGAAATAAAACAAGAGTATATGTCTGATGATTTGGAAAATGAACAAGGGGAAGAAAATACtcttaataataaatcgCAGATAGACAATAACTATAGTGACTCACATATATACTATAATAGTAATACCGACGATtccaatatatatgaaaataatagtaaccAGATTAATAAAAACCAAGAGCATACCAAAATATATGACATTATACATTCAGATTGCTATCATTACAGAAATAAATCGacatttcatttttcagTTACTGATAAATTATCAATAGGCTTTTATAAGAGACATAGTTATGAAATATGTGATATAAATGAATGTTATATTCAAGATAAACAAATCcaacaaatatatgaagACATTAAAAACGAAATAattgataattttaaacaaaataatatatatatagttaacaaaataaataataatggatATCTAAAATCTGTCgacataaaatatagtgTATGCAATTctgaaaaacaaattttaataaattttattggATCCTCATTAACTGataaagcaaaaaaaaatatgattaaCATTGCAAATAATCTAgctataaaaaacaaatcaaTTAAAGGTATATTGTACAATATAGAAACTAATAagttaaaacaaataaaaaaggaaattacattatttggacaaaattatatttatcatacatataataattatacgTATAAATTAGGAgctaatacattttttcaaccaaatcaatatttaaatgaatatattattcaaattgtttttaaattaattcaaaattataaaataaattctcAGACACAATGTGTATTTGACTTATTTTGTGGTATCGGTTTTTACTCCTTACCACTTTCAAGCATTTTTAACCATGTTATTAGTGTCGACTATTCTATTgagaatattaaaaatctagaagaaaatatcaaattaaataatatacaaaatataaagccTATTCACATTAATCTATTTAATCCTAatgatttaaaacaaataaatttgcATATACGACGATATATAGTTAATAtcatcaaaaataaaaaccaCACCCTTTATAACAATatcaaaacaaaaattgaTGCTCAATATGTGTCTATCGATAACGAAAATGAATTCATGGAAAATTTACAGGTTTAGCAaacattaatatttttacaacatataaaaattgtccatatttattaatatatacatttacgCGCATATTCACATATAATCATGTGTAATTTCCCATTCCACTTGCAGAAATCAAATTCCCTTTATACGACCTTACCGAAATTTGTTTATCAAACTTTAATAGAATGGGAATCGAAagaattaaacaaaaataccGCTAACGATATTGATAAAAACTTCTACAAAAATTTGAGTAATACGACTTCTCAAGATTTAAAGGACCACAAATCTGATACATTGCCTTCAAATGagataaataatgaaaatatctTATCAAATGGTAATTAACTGAAAAGATAaactataaaataaaaatgatataacgATCAATTTATCgttttaaaacaaataatattgctTATTCCGCTTTTATCAATGCttttacaatatttttataaaaacacAGATTTTGTTATATCAATTCCTGatcttattattattaatccTCCTCGAAAAGGATGCGAAAAGGTACGAATATAATCAAATACGAAGAAAAAGAGtatgctatatatatatctctacatatattatgctGTTGATACGtcatgaaaaataaaactatatagaaaaacgatgcatattcatatatattttatgctatatatattcgtAACCTAGTTATTCAGAAGATGGCTACGAGGAATATGCTCtagatttattatttacatatcATGTAATGTAAATACCCAGTTAAGGGACATTAACCATTTGATAAGTTTGGggtacaaaaataaaattatacacatatatattttataccaATTTTGGGTCATATTACAAAGCCCAAAtaagaatattatatacacaaCTGCAcccaataaataatattttacttatccatatttttttcagatatatattaaaagaaattatcCCTATTGATACATTTCCGAGAACACAACACTTTGAGCTAATTGCATTATTAGAATTTGATTATAATAAGGTTAGaataaactttttaatataattgcTGATCTATATATGACTATTTGcatatttacaaatatatacatctttatatatttatttgaatgtTTTTTGTAGAAAGTTGacaatgaaaaaaagaagataatGGAACTTGAATTAcatgaaattaaaaaaaaaaaaagttagctaatttttttgttcagcttttaagaatatatatacatacatatgggcatttatatatactcatatgtgcatatatatatatatttaaacttATTCATATAGCACTTCATTGGAAATATCATTTAAACAAAGATGCTTTAATTGATAAATgaagtaaatatattttccatttctaataaacataaaaaaacgCACACACATGATATATGTTAAGAAAGCAACTAGCTACACAATAAAGCTTTtcgaatatatttaaataaattcataCATACGTCCacacatatgtatatatatttttttccatataatGTTTAAAAATCTTTATGCTTTAAAACTTTGAAACAACTGCTACTATGTTTAAGaatattgttttaatttgttttcataaaataacaactctattaattc is a window of Plasmodium vinckei vinckei genome assembly, chromosome: PVVCY_14 DNA encoding:
- a CDS encoding SAM dependent methyltransferase, putative — encoded protein: MYSIRYNKLFIYNKFKANALNFNIIKRQISDICETKIIPINKSKEYDKLKIYRNNIYNDIYENQIIQGVKVHNLDPHGYGEIALYVTKQYFLLFLKFFLLIPDEQVNLKVLDINKKKKKVTFQVLCKNKKSKYEIIPECEHFSKCGGCMYQHINYEFERKLKKDLLISLCIKYKINILISNKNYLQDDHHFVKEDEKNNEDFVTISEIKQEYMSDDLENEQGEENTLNNKSQIDNNYSDSHIYYNSNTDDSNIYENNSNQINKNQEHTKIYDIIHSDCYHYRNKSTFHFSVTDKLSIGFYKRHSYEICDINECYIQDKQIQQIYEDIKNEIIDNFKQNNIYIVNKINNNGYLKSVDIKYSVCNSEKQILINFIGSSLTDKAKKNMINIANNLAIKNKSIKGILYNIETNKLKQIKKEITLFGQNYIYHTYNNYTYKLGANTFFQPNQYLNEYIIQIVFKLIQNYKINSQTQCVFDLFCGIGFYSLPLSSIFNHVISVDYSIENIKNLEENIKLNNIQNIKPIHINLFNPNDLKQINLHIRRYIVNIIKNKNHTLYNNIKTKIDAQYVSIDNENEFMENLQKSNSLYTTLPKFVYQTLIEWESKELNKNTANDIDKNFYKNLSNTTSQDLKDHKSDTLPSNEINNENILSNDFVISIPDLIIINPPRKGCEKLFRRWLRGICSRFIIYISCNVNTQLRDINHLISLGYILKEIIPIDTFPRTQHFELIALLEFDYNKKVDNEKKKIMELELHEIKKKKS